From a single Sinorhizobium sp. RAC02 genomic region:
- a CDS encoding tripartite tricarboxylate transporter permease, whose amino-acid sequence MGTFEFLLQGIAIAAQPMNLLYALIGVTLGTAVGVLPGIGPALTVALLLPVTYKLDPAGSLIMFAGIYYGGMYGGSTTSILLNTPGESASVVTALEGNKMARAGRGGPALATAAIGSFVAGLIATLGLAFIAPFVVKFALSFGPREYFALMVLAFVTVSAAFGDSTLRGLTALFVGLALAVIGIDQQTGQARLSFGIPDLLDGIEVTTLAVAMFAIGETLYVACQGSRIPEKVEAVKGSVWMSKQDWARSWKPWLRGTFIGFPIGAMPAGGADIASFLSYSTEKQFSKHKDEFGKGAIEGVAGPEAANNASAAGTLVPLLSLGLPTTATAAIMLAGFQQYGLQPGPLLFATNPQLVWGLIASLLIANFMLLVLNLPLIGLWVKLLTIPKPWLYAGILLFATLGTIGANPSVFELGMLLTFGLLGFAMRIFGYPIAPVVVGLILGPMAEQQLRRALAISQGDVTSLFMSPIAAVLFVLAVLAVVVPLILRARGKGEVLSQFAANED is encoded by the coding sequence ATGGGTACTTTCGAATTCCTGCTGCAGGGCATCGCCATCGCCGCGCAACCGATGAACCTGCTCTATGCGCTGATCGGCGTCACGCTCGGCACCGCCGTCGGCGTTCTGCCCGGCATCGGCCCGGCACTGACGGTCGCGCTGCTTCTGCCCGTCACCTACAAGCTTGATCCTGCCGGATCGCTGATCATGTTTGCCGGCATCTATTACGGTGGCATGTATGGCGGTTCGACGACGTCGATCCTGCTCAACACGCCGGGCGAAAGCGCCTCGGTGGTCACCGCGCTCGAAGGCAACAAGATGGCCCGCGCCGGACGCGGCGGCCCTGCGCTGGCGACGGCGGCGATCGGCTCCTTCGTCGCCGGCCTGATTGCGACACTCGGCCTTGCCTTCATCGCGCCCTTCGTCGTGAAATTCGCGCTCTCCTTCGGCCCGCGCGAATATTTCGCGCTGATGGTGCTCGCCTTCGTGACCGTCTCAGCCGCTTTCGGCGATTCGACGCTGCGCGGCCTTACCGCCCTCTTCGTCGGCCTCGCTCTTGCCGTCATCGGCATCGACCAGCAGACCGGCCAGGCGCGGCTTTCCTTCGGCATTCCCGATCTCCTCGACGGCATCGAGGTGACGACGCTTGCCGTTGCCATGTTCGCCATCGGCGAGACACTCTACGTCGCCTGTCAGGGCTCCCGCATCCCCGAGAAGGTGGAGGCGGTCAAGGGTTCGGTCTGGATGAGCAAGCAGGACTGGGCGCGCTCGTGGAAACCGTGGCTGCGCGGCACGTTCATCGGCTTCCCGATCGGCGCCATGCCGGCCGGCGGCGCGGATATTGCGAGCTTCCTGTCCTATTCGACGGAAAAGCAGTTCTCCAAGCACAAGGACGAGTTTGGCAAGGGTGCCATCGAGGGTGTTGCCGGTCCGGAAGCGGCGAACAATGCATCCGCTGCCGGCACGCTTGTGCCGCTGCTTTCGCTCGGCCTGCCGACGACGGCGACGGCGGCGATCATGCTCGCCGGCTTCCAGCAATACGGGCTTCAGCCCGGTCCGCTGCTGTTTGCCACCAATCCGCAGCTCGTCTGGGGTCTCATCGCCAGCCTGCTGATCGCCAACTTCATGCTGCTGGTGCTGAACCTGCCGCTGATCGGCCTCTGGGTGAAGCTTTTGACGATCCCGAAGCCCTGGCTCTATGCCGGCATCCTGCTGTTTGCGACGCTCGGCACGATCGGCGCCAATCCGTCGGTGTTTGAGCTTGGCATGCTGCTCACCTTCGGCCTGCTCGGTTTTGCCATGCGCATCTTCGGCTATCCGATCGCGCCTGTCGTCGTCGGCCTCATCCTCGGGCCGATGGCGGAACAGCAACTGCGCCGCGCGCTGGCAATCAGCCAGGGCGATGTGACCTCGCTGTTTATGTCGCCAATCGCTGCCGTGCTCTTCGTGCTGGCCGTGCTCGCCGTCGTCGTGCCGCTCATCCTGCGGGCGCGCGGCAAGGGCGAAGTTCTCTCGCAGTTTGCAGCGAACGAAGACTAG
- a CDS encoding DUF475 domain-containing protein: protein MIGNGEGKTTLSYLKWAIISTVIGLALGALLGWQTEGTLAGMATVFFICAVLAVLEISLSFDNAIVNANKLKDMTPVWQHRFLTWGIVIAVFGMRIVFPLLIVVIAARIGPIEAIILAAREPAEYARIMNDAHLPIAAFGGTFLMMVGLTYFFNHEKDVHWIGFIEKHMARSATVKGIEIAFVLALILVFSNLLEGEDANTFVFSAIYGLLTFLAVEVVGGLLDASQKAMSEAAKGGLGAFIYLEVLDASFSFDGVIGAFALTQNLFIIAIGLGIGAMYVRSMTIMLVEKGTLAEYRYLEHGAFYAILVLSVVMYFQTLVHIPEVITGLGGATLIGISLWSSIRYNRRERELGSHAGHGSDRVSAQLGENNA, encoded by the coding sequence ATGATCGGCAACGGCGAAGGCAAGACCACCCTTTCCTACCTGAAATGGGCCATCATCTCCACCGTCATCGGCCTGGCGCTCGGCGCCTTGCTCGGCTGGCAGACCGAAGGCACGCTCGCCGGCATGGCGACCGTCTTCTTCATCTGCGCGGTTCTCGCGGTTCTGGAGATTTCACTCTCCTTCGATAACGCAATCGTGAATGCCAACAAGCTCAAGGACATGACGCCGGTCTGGCAGCACCGGTTCCTGACCTGGGGCATCGTGATTGCCGTCTTCGGCATGCGTATCGTCTTCCCGCTGCTGATCGTCGTCATCGCCGCCCGCATCGGCCCGATCGAAGCGATCATTCTCGCCGCGCGCGAGCCTGCGGAATACGCCCGCATCATGAACGACGCCCACCTGCCGATCGCTGCCTTCGGCGGCACCTTCCTGATGATGGTCGGCCTCACCTACTTCTTCAACCATGAGAAGGACGTGCACTGGATCGGCTTCATCGAGAAGCACATGGCCCGTTCGGCGACCGTCAAGGGCATCGAGATCGCCTTTGTTCTCGCGCTCATCCTCGTCTTCTCGAACCTGCTCGAGGGTGAAGACGCCAATACCTTCGTCTTCTCCGCCATCTACGGCCTCCTGACCTTCCTTGCAGTGGAAGTCGTCGGCGGCCTGCTCGATGCCTCGCAGAAGGCGATGTCGGAAGCGGCCAAGGGTGGCCTCGGCGCGTTCATCTATCTTGAAGTGCTCGATGCCAGCTTCTCCTTCGACGGCGTCATCGGCGCCTTCGCGCTGACGCAGAACCTCTTCATCATCGCCATCGGCCTCGGTATCGGCGCCATGTATGTGCGCTCGATGACGATCATGCTGGTGGAGAAGGGCACGCTTGCCGAATACCGCTACCTGGAGCACGGCGCGTTCTACGCGATCCTGGTCCTGTCGGTCGTCATGTACTTCCAGACACTGGTGCACATTCCGGAAGTCATCACCGGCCTTGGCGGCGCAACGCTGATCGGTATCTCGCTCTGGTCGTCGATCCGCTACAACAGGCGCGAACGCGAACTGGGCAGCCATGCCGGCCACGGCTCGGACCGCGTGTCGGCCCAGCTTGGCGAGAACAACGCGTAA
- a CDS encoding M3 family metallopeptidase: MTETRIDPALVEWTGLNGLPRFDRVKDEAFAAGFDAALVAHEAEIDGIANNAEPVTFENTIVALEIAGDQLSRVSALFWSRAGANTNDTIQALEREIAPKMSRHYSKIGTNAALFQRIDALWEGREALNLSLEQTRVLERHWKGFVKSGAKLEKPEQERLSTINETLAGLGAKFGQNVLADEKSWVLFLDEGDALDGLPDFLKDAMASVARERGEDGRYAVTLSRSIIEPFLTFSARRDLREQAFRAWVARGENEGETDNRGIVKDTLALRAEKAGLLGYENFAALKLDNTMAKTPDAVNGLLMQVWEKAVARAREEEADLAVLVADEGRNHAVMPWDWRYYAEKLRAKKFNFSEAELKPYLQLEKIIDACFDVAERLFGVRAIEKKDVPVYHPDVRVFEIRDRDDTLVAMFLGDYFARSSKRSGAWMSSYQSQHRLPLANGSVGEIPIIYNICNFAKPAEGKPALLSIDDARTLFHEFGHALHGMLSDVTYPSVSGTGVSRDFVELPSQLYEHWLTVPEILTRYAVHDQTGEAMPAALLDKVLAARTFNSGFATVEFTSSALVDMAFHTRGAVADPVAVQAEVLEKIGMPASIVMRHATPHFQHVFSGDGYSAGYYSYMWSEVLDADAFAAFTETGDAFNPAMAERLKTYIYAVGGAVDPEDAYKAFRGKLPSPEAMLEKKGLAA, encoded by the coding sequence ATGACTGAAACGCGCATCGATCCCGCCCTCGTCGAGTGGACCGGCCTCAACGGCCTGCCGCGTTTCGATCGTGTCAAGGACGAGGCCTTTGCCGCGGGCTTCGATGCGGCGCTGGTAGCGCATGAGGCGGAGATCGACGGAATTGCCAACAACGCGGAGCCGGTAACCTTCGAGAACACGATCGTCGCGCTGGAAATTGCCGGCGACCAGCTGTCGCGCGTTTCTGCCCTGTTCTGGAGCCGGGCGGGCGCCAACACCAACGACACGATCCAGGCGCTGGAACGCGAGATCGCGCCAAAAATGTCGCGGCACTATTCGAAGATCGGCACCAATGCCGCGCTCTTCCAGCGTATCGATGCGCTGTGGGAAGGCCGCGAGGCCCTGAACCTCTCCCTGGAGCAGACCCGCGTGCTGGAGCGGCACTGGAAGGGTTTCGTGAAATCCGGCGCCAAGCTCGAAAAGCCGGAGCAGGAGCGGTTGTCGACGATCAACGAGACGCTCGCCGGGCTCGGCGCGAAATTCGGCCAGAACGTGCTGGCCGACGAGAAGAGCTGGGTGCTGTTCCTCGATGAGGGCGATGCGCTCGATGGCCTGCCGGATTTCCTGAAGGATGCTATGGCATCCGTGGCACGCGAACGCGGGGAGGACGGGCGCTATGCCGTCACGCTGTCGCGCTCGATCATCGAACCCTTCCTGACGTTTTCGGCGCGCCGGGACCTGCGCGAACAGGCGTTTCGTGCCTGGGTGGCGCGCGGCGAGAACGAGGGCGAGACGGACAATCGCGGTATCGTCAAGGACACGCTGGCGCTGCGGGCGGAAAAGGCGGGCCTGCTCGGCTACGAGAACTTTGCCGCGCTGAAGCTCGACAACACGATGGCGAAGACGCCCGACGCGGTGAACGGGCTCCTGATGCAGGTCTGGGAAAAGGCCGTGGCGCGGGCGCGGGAAGAGGAGGCGGATTTGGCCGTGCTCGTCGCCGACGAAGGCCGCAACCACGCGGTCATGCCGTGGGACTGGCGCTACTATGCGGAAAAGCTGCGGGCGAAAAAATTCAACTTCTCCGAGGCCGAGCTGAAGCCCTATCTCCAGCTCGAAAAGATCATCGACGCCTGCTTCGACGTTGCCGAGCGGCTGTTCGGCGTCCGGGCGATCGAGAAGAAGGATGTGCCGGTCTATCATCCTGACGTGCGCGTGTTCGAGATTCGTGACCGCGACGACACGCTTGTCGCCATGTTCCTTGGCGATTATTTCGCCCGGTCCTCCAAGCGCTCGGGCGCCTGGATGAGCTCCTACCAGAGCCAGCACCGGCTGCCGCTTGCGAACGGTTCGGTCGGCGAAATCCCGATCATCTACAATATCTGCAATTTCGCTAAACCCGCCGAGGGCAAACCGGCGCTGCTGTCGATCGACGATGCGCGCACGTTGTTCCACGAATTCGGCCATGCGCTGCACGGCATGCTGTCGGACGTCACCTATCCGTCGGTGTCGGGCACCGGCGTTTCGCGCGACTTCGTCGAACTGCCCTCGCAGCTCTACGAGCACTGGCTGACGGTGCCGGAAATTTTGACGCGCTATGCCGTGCACGACCAGACCGGCGAGGCGATGCCGGCAGCGCTGCTTGACAAGGTGCTTGCCGCCCGCACCTTCAATTCCGGCTTCGCGACGGTGGAGTTCACCTCCTCGGCGCTGGTCGACATGGCGTTTCACACGCGTGGCGCCGTCGCGGATCCGGTGGCGGTGCAGGCTGAGGTGCTGGAAAAGATCGGGATGCCGGCGTCCATCGTCATGCGCCATGCCACGCCACACTTCCAGCATGTCTTCTCCGGCGACGGCTATTCGGCCGGCTACTATTCCTACATGTGGTCGGAAGTGCTGGACGCGGACGCCTTCGCCGCCTTCACGGAAACCGGCGACGCCTTCAACCCAGCCATGGCAGAGCGGTTGAAGACCTATATCTACGCCGTCGGCGGTGCCGTCGACCCGGAAGACGCCTACAAGGCCTTCCGAGGCAAGCTGCCGAGCCCGGAGGCGATGCTGGAGAAAAAGGGTTTGGCGGCTTAG
- a CDS encoding alkaline phosphatase D family protein, producing MAIVPETLTRRSFLLTAGAGALATSSALAVPYYARRHGSPVFSHGVQSGDVDCSSGMVWARVDRPAEVTLEYSTTESFLDAARLPLQKATMGTDNTVKAMLQGLLPDQDIFYRFTASDPYSSHLISEPVVGRFRTAPMRKRSVRFVWSGDTAGQGWGIDDVGMKTYSTMLRHEPDFFIHSGDTVYADGPIPDEIPLRDGGVWKNRIVTDEKRSVARTLEEFRGQWKYNLLDDHLLSFNTQCPTFFQWDDHEVLNNWSESSDLTGDRRYPDKDIGVYEERARRAFHEMTPIRYFPTEPGRIFRKVAYGPLLDVFFVDLRSYRSPNRGGTENGLFGWRQADWLRRELAASQAVWKVIACDMPLGLVIWDDYANSLGYEGVADGLNGPPAAREREIADLLSFMRDNAIHNVVWLTADVHYTAAHHYDPSRAKFQEFNPFWEFVSGPLHSGTYGPKPLDMTFGPEVRFIKSSKGGVDSNLPPSAGLQFFGLVDINGSSEEMTVRLMDREDQELWRITLPPTRSS from the coding sequence ATGGCGATTGTTCCGGAGACGCTGACGCGGCGTTCTTTCCTTCTGACCGCAGGGGCCGGCGCGCTTGCGACGTCCTCGGCGCTGGCGGTGCCCTACTATGCGCGGCGTCATGGCAGTCCGGTCTTTTCCCACGGCGTGCAATCTGGTGATGTCGATTGTTCGTCCGGCATGGTCTGGGCGCGGGTCGACCGGCCGGCCGAGGTGACACTCGAATATTCGACCACCGAGAGTTTTCTCGATGCGGCACGCCTGCCGTTGCAGAAAGCGACGATGGGCACGGACAATACCGTCAAGGCGATGCTGCAGGGCCTGCTGCCGGACCAGGATATTTTCTATCGCTTCACCGCAAGCGATCCCTATTCCAGCCATCTGATCTCCGAGCCGGTCGTCGGGCGCTTCCGCACGGCGCCGATGCGCAAGCGCTCTGTGCGTTTCGTCTGGTCTGGCGATACGGCCGGGCAGGGCTGGGGCATCGACGATGTCGGCATGAAGACCTATTCGACCATGCTGCGCCACGAGCCGGATTTCTTCATCCACTCCGGCGATACCGTCTATGCCGACGGGCCGATCCCGGACGAAATTCCGCTGCGTGACGGCGGCGTGTGGAAGAACCGCATCGTGACGGATGAGAAACGCAGCGTGGCGCGCACGCTGGAAGAATTTCGCGGCCAGTGGAAGTACAATCTGCTCGACGACCACCTTCTGTCCTTCAACACCCAGTGCCCGACCTTCTTCCAGTGGGACGATCATGAGGTTTTGAACAACTGGTCGGAATCGAGCGACCTGACCGGCGACCGACGCTATCCGGACAAGGATATCGGCGTCTATGAAGAGCGCGCGCGGCGCGCCTTCCATGAAATGACGCCGATCCGCTATTTTCCCACCGAGCCCGGCCGCATCTTCCGCAAGGTTGCCTATGGGCCACTGCTCGACGTGTTCTTCGTCGACCTGCGCTCGTATCGCAGCCCCAACCGCGGCGGCACGGAAAATGGCTTGTTCGGCTGGCGGCAGGCGGACTGGCTGCGCCGAGAGCTTGCCGCCTCTCAAGCCGTCTGGAAGGTCATCGCCTGCGACATGCCGCTCGGCCTCGTCATCTGGGACGATTATGCCAACAGCCTTGGTTATGAGGGGGTTGCGGACGGTCTCAATGGTCCGCCGGCGGCGCGCGAGCGCGAAATCGCCGACCTGCTTTCCTTCATGCGCGACAATGCGATCCACAATGTCGTGTGGCTGACGGCGGACGTGCACTACACCGCCGCGCACCACTACGACCCGTCGCGCGCAAAATTCCAGGAGTTCAATCCGTTCTGGGAATTCGTCTCCGGGCCGCTGCATTCCGGCACCTATGGGCCGAAACCGCTCGACATGACCTTCGGCCCGGAAGTGCGCTTCATCAAGTCGTCGAAAGGCGGGGTCGACAGCAACCTGCCGCCGTCCGCCGGCCTGCAATTCTTCGGTCTCGTCGATATCAACGGATCGAGCGAGGAGATGACCGTGCGGCTGATGGATCGGGAGGATCAGGAGCTTTGGCGCATCACGTTGCCGCCCACGCGTTCATCATGA
- the typA gene encoding translational GTPase TypA → MSIRNIAIIAHVDHGKTTLVDELLKQSGSFRENQRVAERVMDSNDLEKERGITILAKATSVDWKGVRINIVDTPGHADFGGEVERILSMVDGAIVLVDSSEGPMPQTKFVVGKALKVGLKPIVAINKIDRPDGRHEEVLNEVFDLFANLDATDEQLDFPILYGSGRNGWMNVNPEGPKDEGMAPLLDLVLKHVPEPTVADGPFRLIGTILEANPFLGRIITGRIHSGSIKPNQAVKVLGQDGKLIETGRISKILAFRGIERTAIDEAHAGDIVAIAGLSKGTVADTFCDPSVTEAMTAQPIDPPTVTMSFIVNDSPLAGTEGDKVTSRVIRDRLFKEAEGNVALKIEEAEGKDSFYVSGRGELQLAVLIETMRREGFELAVSRPRVVMHKDENGTTMEPIEEVVVDVDEEHSGVVVQKMSERKAEMTELRPSGGNRVRLKFLAPTRGLIGYQSELLTDTRGTAVMNRLFHDYQPYKGAIGGRVNGVLLSNASGEAVAYAMFNLEDRGPMIIEPGEKVYAGMIIGIHTRDNDLEVNVLKGKQLTNIRAAGKDEAVKLTPPIRMTLDRALSWIQDDELMEVTPKSIRLRKMFLDANDRKRFDKQRASGAA, encoded by the coding sequence ATGTCTATCCGCAATATCGCGATCATCGCGCACGTCGACCATGGCAAGACCACGCTTGTTGACGAGCTTCTGAAGCAGTCCGGCTCGTTCCGTGAAAACCAGCGCGTTGCCGAACGCGTGATGGACTCGAACGATCTCGAAAAGGAACGCGGCATCACCATTCTCGCCAAGGCGACCTCGGTGGATTGGAAGGGCGTTCGCATCAACATCGTCGACACCCCCGGCCACGCCGACTTCGGCGGCGAAGTGGAGCGTATCCTCTCGATGGTGGACGGCGCGATCGTTCTCGTCGACTCGTCGGAAGGCCCGATGCCGCAGACCAAGTTCGTGGTCGGCAAGGCGCTGAAGGTCGGCCTGAAGCCGATCGTCGCGATCAACAAGATCGACCGTCCGGACGGCCGCCACGAGGAAGTGCTGAACGAGGTCTTCGACCTCTTCGCCAATCTCGACGCCACCGACGAGCAGCTCGACTTCCCGATCCTCTATGGTTCGGGCCGTAACGGCTGGATGAACGTCAACCCGGAAGGCCCGAAGGACGAAGGCATGGCGCCGCTGCTCGACCTCGTGCTGAAGCATGTGCCCGAGCCGACGGTCGCCGACGGTCCGTTCCGTTTGATCGGCACGATCCTCGAAGCCAACCCCTTCCTCGGCCGTATCATCACCGGCCGCATCCATTCCGGCTCGATCAAGCCGAACCAGGCCGTCAAGGTTCTCGGCCAGGACGGCAAGCTCATCGAAACCGGCCGTATCTCGAAGATCCTCGCCTTCCGCGGCATCGAGCGCACGGCGATCGACGAAGCCCATGCGGGCGACATCGTCGCGATCGCTGGTCTCTCCAAGGGCACGGTTGCCGACACGTTCTGCGATCCGTCGGTCACCGAGGCCATGACGGCACAGCCGATCGACCCGCCGACCGTCACCATGTCCTTCATCGTCAACGACAGCCCGCTTGCCGGCACCGAAGGCGACAAGGTGACGAGCCGCGTCATCCGTGACCGCCTGTTCAAGGAAGCCGAAGGCAACGTCGCGCTGAAGATCGAAGAGGCCGAAGGCAAGGATTCGTTCTACGTTTCCGGCCGCGGCGAACTTCAGCTCGCCGTTCTGATCGAGACCATGCGTCGCGAAGGCTTCGAACTGGCCGTGTCGCGTCCGCGCGTCGTCATGCACAAGGACGAGAACGGCACCACGATGGAGCCGATCGAAGAAGTCGTCGTCGACGTCGACGAAGAGCATTCGGGTGTCGTCGTGCAGAAGATGTCCGAGCGCAAGGCCGAGATGACGGAGCTTCGCCCGTCCGGCGGCAATCGTGTTCGCCTGAAGTTCCTGGCGCCGACCCGCGGCCTGATCGGCTACCAGTCGGAACTGTTGACCGACACGCGCGGCACGGCCGTCATGAACCGCCTGTTCCACGACTACCAGCCCTACAAGGGCGCCATCGGTGGTCGCGTCAACGGCGTGCTGCTGTCGAACGCTTCGGGCGAAGCTGTCGCCTATGCCATGTTCAACCTGGAAGACCGCGGCCCGATGATCATCGAGCCGGGCGAAAAGGTCTATGCAGGCATGATCATCGGCATCCACACCCGTGACAACGACCTCGAGGTCAACGTTCTCAAGGGCAAGCAGCTCACCAACATCCGCGCCGCCGGCAAGGATGAAGCCGTGAAGCTGACCCCGCCGATCCGCATGACGCTCGACCGCGCGCTGTCGTGGATCCAGGACGACGAGCTGATGGAAGTGACGCCGAAGTCGATCCGTCTGCGCAAGATGTTCCTCGACGCCAACGACCGCAAGCGATTCGACAAGCAGCGCGCGTCCGGCGCGGCATAA
- a CDS encoding GNAT family N-acetyltransferase, with translation MKTLSIDVRRAEPQDARAISEVHRVSWLQTYGGLIPHIPLNQMVDRRGETWWRKATRGPATLLVLDVAGTVAGYATLGLNRARALPQEGEIYELYLRPEYQGIGLGRMLFGEAQRLLKSLGCNGLIVWCLEDSEHADRFFRSAGGRDIAEGMESFGVKELKKVGFVWP, from the coding sequence ATGAAAACACTGTCGATCGATGTGCGGCGCGCCGAGCCGCAGGACGCGCGCGCGATATCCGAGGTACATCGGGTATCGTGGCTGCAGACCTATGGCGGCCTCATTCCGCATATCCCGCTCAACCAGATGGTCGACCGGCGGGGCGAGACCTGGTGGCGCAAGGCGACACGCGGTCCCGCGACTTTGCTGGTGCTGGATGTTGCCGGTACGGTGGCGGGCTATGCCACACTCGGCCTCAACCGCGCCCGGGCCCTGCCGCAGGAAGGCGAGATCTACGAATTGTATCTGCGCCCGGAGTACCAGGGTATCGGCCTTGGCCGCATGCTGTTCGGCGAGGCGCAACGGCTTTTGAAATCGCTCGGCTGCAACGGCCTGATCGTCTGGTGCCTGGAAGACAGCGAACATGCCGACCGCTTCTTCCGATCCGCCGGCGGCCGCGATATTGCCGAAGGCATGGAAAGTTTCGGCGTGAAGGAACTGAAGAAGGTCGGTTTCGTCTGGCCTTAG
- the ppa gene encoding inorganic diphosphatase: MRIDAISVGKNPPDDVNVIVEVPVGGHPIKYEMDKEAGALVVDRFLYTPMTYPGNYGFVPHTLSEDGDPIDVLIANTRPLVPGCVINVRPIGVLVMEDDGGKDEKIIAVPVPKLTRRYDKVENYTDLPEISLKQIEHFFSHYKDLEPGKWVKIAGWEDVNVAKRMILEAVDRYNAQK, encoded by the coding sequence ATGCGTATCGATGCGATTTCCGTTGGCAAGAACCCGCCGGACGACGTGAACGTCATTGTCGAGGTGCCGGTCGGCGGCCACCCGATCAAGTACGAAATGGACAAGGAAGCCGGCGCGCTCGTCGTCGACCGTTTCCTCTACACGCCGATGACCTATCCGGGCAATTACGGCTTCGTGCCGCACACGCTGTCGGAAGACGGCGACCCGATCGACGTGCTGATCGCCAACACACGCCCGCTCGTTCCGGGCTGCGTCATCAACGTGCGCCCGATCGGCGTGCTGGTCATGGAAGACGATGGCGGCAAGGACGAGAAGATCATCGCCGTGCCGGTGCCGAAGCTGACCCGCCGTTACGACAAGGTCGAGAACTACACCGACCTGCCGGAAATCTCGCTGAAGCAGATCGAGCACTTCTTCTCGCACTACAAGGATCTGGAGCCCGGCAAGTGGGTGAAGATCGCCGGCTGGGAAGACGTCAACGTCGCCAAGCGGATGATTCTCGAGGCGGTCGACCGCTACAACGCCCAGAAGTAA
- a CDS encoding YggT family protein translates to MIAVINTLLFIISIAWFLVIASAIFSWLYAFNVINANNQVIATIGRSLYQLTEPIYRPIRRILPNFGGVDLSPLVVLVILFFLEQVIRSVLAPALLS, encoded by the coding sequence ATGATAGCGGTCATCAACACCCTATTGTTCATCATCAGCATTGCATGGTTCCTGGTGATCGCCTCGGCGATCTTTTCCTGGCTCTACGCTTTCAATGTCATCAACGCGAACAATCAGGTGATCGCGACCATCGGCCGCTCGCTCTACCAGCTGACCGAACCGATCTATCGCCCGATCCGCCGCATCCTGCCGAATTTCGGCGGCGTCGATCTGTCGCCGCTCGTCGTGCTCGTCATCCTGTTCTTCCTGGAGCAGGTGATCCGCAGCGTGCTGGCGCCCGCCCTTCTGTCCTGA
- a CDS encoding glutamine amidotransferase, whose translation MLDFPRNPRRRRPVLIVLHQETSSPGRVGQILQQMGHALDIRRPVLGDPLPETLEQHAGAVVFGGPMSANDDEPYVRQEIDWLSVPLAENKPFLGICLGAQMLVKNLGGTVFGHEDGWTEIGWYPLNATEAGTALMPWPEMVYQFHREGFDLPTGAILLATGHHYENQAFRYGDNAWGIQFHGELTLAMMHRWVVRGAHRFELPGAQAGRAHLDGRLLYDARLRLWMTAFLDRIFHEG comes from the coding sequence ATGCTCGATTTCCCGCGAAACCCGCGCCGCAGGCGCCCTGTCCTGATCGTGCTGCACCAGGAGACCTCGAGCCCCGGCCGCGTCGGCCAGATCCTGCAGCAGATGGGTCATGCGCTGGATATCCGTCGCCCGGTGCTGGGTGATCCGCTGCCTGAAACGCTGGAACAGCATGCCGGCGCCGTGGTCTTCGGCGGGCCGATGAGCGCCAATGACGACGAACCCTATGTCCGGCAGGAAATCGACTGGCTCTCGGTGCCGCTGGCGGAGAACAAGCCGTTCCTCGGCATCTGCCTTGGCGCGCAGATGCTGGTGAAAAATCTCGGCGGCACGGTGTTCGGCCACGAGGACGGCTGGACGGAGATCGGCTGGTATCCGCTGAATGCCACCGAAGCCGGCACAGCGCTGATGCCCTGGCCGGAGATGGTCTACCAGTTCCACCGCGAAGGCTTCGACCTGCCGACAGGCGCAATACTGCTCGCCACCGGCCATCACTACGAGAACCAAGCCTTTCGCTACGGCGACAACGCCTGGGGCATCCAGTTCCACGGTGAATTGACGCTCGCCATGATGCACCGCTGGGTCGTGCGCGGTGCGCACCGCTTCGAGCTGCCGGGCGCGCAGGCCGGCCGCGCCCACCTCGATGGGCGCCTGCTCTATGACGCGCGCCTGCGCCTCTGGATGACGGCCTTCCTCGACCGTATTTTTCACGAGGGTTGA
- a CDS encoding TerB family tellurite resistance protein has translation MFERLQQFLASLSGGDDKPAFAADDPRVAVMALCIQVMEADGKVLEVEKKALRARFKEFYGVDEAELDALVAAGTDAESEAIDFFRFTSELKRQLSEEQRVDLIGLLWEIVYADGERSEMEDHAIWRIADLMGVSGRERIMKRQEVAGRVGAAGEKEEQDEA, from the coding sequence ATGTTCGAACGCTTGCAGCAATTCCTCGCGAGCCTCTCCGGCGGCGATGACAAGCCGGCCTTTGCCGCCGATGATCCGCGCGTCGCGGTCATGGCGCTGTGCATCCAGGTGATGGAGGCGGACGGCAAGGTGCTTGAGGTCGAGAAGAAGGCGCTGCGCGCCCGCTTCAAGGAATTTTACGGTGTCGACGAGGCGGAACTCGATGCCCTTGTCGCCGCCGGCACGGATGCCGAAAGCGAGGCGATCGATTTCTTCCGCTTCACCTCCGAGCTGAAACGCCAGCTTTCGGAAGAGCAGCGTGTCGACCTGATCGGCCTGCTCTGGGAGATCGTCTATGCAGATGGCGAGCGCAGCGAGATGGAGGATCATGCCATCTGGCGCATTGCCGACCTGATGGGCGTCTCCGGGCGAGAGCGCATCATGAAGCGGCAGGAAGTGGCCGGACGTGTGGGGGCAGCCGGGGAAAAAGAGGAACAGGACGAAGCCTGA